Proteins encoded within one genomic window of Ovis aries strain OAR_USU_Benz2616 breed Rambouillet chromosome 1, ARS-UI_Ramb_v3.0, whole genome shotgun sequence:
- the YBEY gene encoding endoribonuclease YbeY isoform X2 codes for MSLALRNLQRAVPLRRALLRQRLQAVRGALGVRAFDVGVVCVDNRKIQQMNRIYREQDTPTDVLSFPFHENLKAGEIPQPDFPDDYNLGDIFLGVEFIFQQCKEDEDYYDILTVTATHGLCHLLGFTHSTEAEWQKMYQKEKQVLQELNKHMGTRMQPLSRGLF; via the exons ATGAGCCTGGCGCTGCGCAATCTGCAGCGGGCGGTGCCCCTGCGGCGCGCGCTGCTGCGCCAGAGGCTGCAGGCAGTGCGCGGGGCCCTGGGCGTGCGGGCCTTCGACGTGGGCGTTGTCTGCGTCGACAACCGGAAGATCCAGCAGATGAACAGGATCTACCGAGAGCAAGACACCCCGACTGACGTGCTCTCCTTCCCCTTTCACGAG AATCTGAAAGCAGGTGAAATCCCCCAGCCCGACTTTCCAGATGACTATAATTTAGGAGACATTTTCCTGGGCGTGGAGTTTATCTTCCAGCAGTGCAAGGAAGATGAAGATTACTATGACATCCTGACT GTGACTGCCACCCACGGGCTCTGTCACCTCCTGGGCTTCACACACAGCACGGAGGCCGAATGGCAGAAG ATGTACcagaaggagaagcaggttcTCCAAGAGCTGAACAAGCACATGGGGACCAGGATGCAGCCCCTGAGCAGAGGCCTCTTCTGA
- the YBEY gene encoding endoribonuclease YbeY isoform X1: MSLALRNLQRAVPLRRALLRQRLQAVRGALGVRAFDVGVVCVDNRKIQQMNRIYREQDTPTDVLSFPFHENLKAGEIPQPDFPDDYNLGDIFLGVEFIFQQCKEDEDYYDILTVTATHGLCHLLGFTHSTEAEWQKVGALPCLQHTRAHIALQPRLQKPGCATCPLLSSVKTKWRNAAK; this comes from the exons ATGAGCCTGGCGCTGCGCAATCTGCAGCGGGCGGTGCCCCTGCGGCGCGCGCTGCTGCGCCAGAGGCTGCAGGCAGTGCGCGGGGCCCTGGGCGTGCGGGCCTTCGACGTGGGCGTTGTCTGCGTCGACAACCGGAAGATCCAGCAGATGAACAGGATCTACCGAGAGCAAGACACCCCGACTGACGTGCTCTCCTTCCCCTTTCACGAG AATCTGAAAGCAGGTGAAATCCCCCAGCCCGACTTTCCAGATGACTATAATTTAGGAGACATTTTCCTGGGCGTGGAGTTTATCTTCCAGCAGTGCAAGGAAGATGAAGATTACTATGACATCCTGACT GTGACTGCCACCCACGGGCTCTGTCACCTCCTGGGCTTCACACACAGCACGGAGGCCGAATGGCAGAAGGTAGGAGCCCTGCCCTGTCTGCAGCACACACGGGCACACATTGCGTTGCAGCCCAGGCTCCAGAAACCAGGCTGTGCAACCTGCCCCCTGCTGTCCAGTGTGAAAACCAAATGGAGAAATGCAGCAAAATGA